A DNA window from Siniperca chuatsi isolate FFG_IHB_CAS linkage group LG6, ASM2008510v1, whole genome shotgun sequence contains the following coding sequences:
- the tmem45a gene encoding transmembrane protein 45A: MGSFKGHALPGSFFLVAGIWWTGKHSLWHATRRNKNIGSTRLASRASQRRLEIIESSVILFFSFVGMLAEQFVADGPRLQLYDFAEKHWEHLMNWQHATMYLFFGLAGTVSLIIHITEAAPLALDRLMLAIAFFNEGFLFLYHLHGRSMLDVHVHQLLLYAVFGDALVALLEVFHRGNIILELLRCTLALLQGSWFWQIGFVLYPPHGPEWDLKDHNNMMFVTMCYSWHLAFAMVVVGVLYCTVSCVVRSRLKRTPPMEMGLLKPRERDPESDDEIL, from the exons ATGGGAAGCTTCAAGGGCCATGCGCTCCCTGGAAGCTTCTTTCTGGTAGCTGGGATCTGGTGGACAGGAAAGCACTCACTCTGGCACGCCACCCGCAGGAACAAGAACATAGGCTCCACTCGGCTGGCCAGCAGAGCCTCACAGCGCCGCCTGGAGATCATCGAAAGCTCTGTCAtactcttcttctcttttgttG GGATGCTGGCAGAGCAGTTTGTAGCAGATGGACCGAGACTCCAGTTGTATGACTTTGCAGAGAAACACTGGGAACATCTGATGAACTGGCAGCATGCCACCATGTATCTGTTCTTTGGCCTGGCTGGGACTGTGTCTCTGATCATCCACATCACAGAGGCTGCTCCACTGGCACTGGATAGGTTAATGCTGGCTATTGCTTTCTTTAATGAAG gattTCTTTTCCTCTACCACCTCCACGGCAGGAGTATGCTGGACGTCCATGTACATCAGCTCCTTCTCTATGCAGTCTTTGGCGATGCTCTTGTTGCCTTACTGGAGGTCTTCCACCGAGGTAACATCATTCTGGAGCTGCTGCGCTGCACCCTCGCTCTCCTGCAGGGAAGCTGGTTCTGGCAG ATTGGTTTTGTGCTGTACCCTCCCCATGGCCCTGAGTGGGACCTAAAGGATCATAACAACATGATGTTCGTCACCATGTGCTACTCCTGGCACCTCGCCTTCGCCATGGTCGTCGTGGGCGTGCTCTATTGCACCGTCAGCTG TGTGGTTCGCTCCAGATTGAAGAGGACTCCTCCAATGGAAATGGGACTCCTGAAGCCCAGAGAGAGGGATCCGGAGTCAGACGATGAGATTTTATGA